Proteins from one Fusobacterium periodonticum 1_1_41FAA genomic window:
- a CDS encoding phosphate/phosphite/phosphonate ABC transporter substrate-binding protein produces the protein MKLKKVWKLLALVSLIFLLISCGKKKEEKPLVMGLSPIANSEKLLEDAAPLYKMLGDDIGRPVEGYIATNYIGVVEALGTGTIDFALIPPFAYILANKKNGSEALLTSIGKNDEPGYYSVLLVRTDSGIEKVEDLKGKKVAFVDPSSTSGYIFPAVILMDHGIDVEQDVTYQFAGGHDKALQLLINGDVDAIGTYESAITKFAKEFPEVTEKVKVLEKSDLIPGITLTVSSKLDDTTKQKIKDAFIKVTNSKEGQELTLKLFGIKGFEDAKVDNYKLIEDKLNKMGIDIEKVK, from the coding sequence ATGAAATTAAAAAAAGTTTGGAAATTGCTTGCATTGGTGTCACTTATTTTTCTTTTGATTAGCTGTGGTAAAAAGAAAGAAGAGAAACCGTTAGTAATGGGATTATCTCCTATAGCCAATTCAGAAAAGCTTCTTGAGGATGCAGCTCCTTTATATAAAATGTTAGGTGACGATATTGGAAGACCTGTTGAAGGTTATATTGCTACTAACTATATTGGTGTTGTTGAAGCATTGGGAACAGGAACTATTGACTTTGCATTAATACCACCATTTGCATATATTCTTGCAAATAAGAAAAATGGTTCTGAGGCATTATTGACAAGTATTGGAAAAAATGATGAACCTGGATACTATTCTGTTTTACTTGTAAGAACTGATAGTGGAATTGAAAAAGTTGAAGATTTAAAAGGTAAAAAAGTTGCCTTTGTTGATCCATCATCAACTTCAGGATATATTTTCCCAGCTGTTATTTTAATGGATCATGGAATAGATGTAGAACAAGATGTTACTTATCAATTTGCTGGAGGACATGACAAAGCATTACAATTATTAATAAATGGTGATGTAGATGCTATTGGAACTTATGAAAGTGCAATTACAAAATTCGCTAAAGAATTTCCAGAAGTAACTGAAAAAGTTAAAGTACTAGAAAAAAGTGATTTAATACCTGGTATAACTTTAACTGTATCATCAAAACTTGATGATACTACAAAACAAAAAATTAAAGATGCCTTTATTAAAGTTACTAATTCAAAAGAAGGACAAGAATTAACTTTAAAATTATTCGGTATAAAAGGTTTTGAAGATGCTAAAGTTGATAATTATAAGCTTATTGAAGACAAACTTAATAAAATGGGTATAGATATAGAAAAAGTTAAATAA
- a CDS encoding YhcH/YjgK/YiaL family protein: MIYGELKDIKNYKGVNKNLDKAIDFIADKKYLNADFGKNVIDGDKIYFNHPEKPTTRENIGLELEYHKKYADIHIVIEGEESIIYSPFVECVETKTYDMEDDYALVKGKTQVEFLMNAKNFLILFPEEPHLALLKVDEPKEIKKVIFKVEI, from the coding sequence ATGATTTATGGAGAATTAAAAGATATTAAAAACTATAAAGGAGTTAATAAAAATTTAGATAAAGCTATTGATTTTATTGCTGATAAAAAATACCTAAATGCAGACTTTGGAAAAAATGTTATAGATGGAGATAAAATATATTTTAACCATCCGGAAAAACCTACAACAAGAGAAAATATAGGATTGGAACTAGAATATCATAAAAAATATGCCGATATACATATAGTTATTGAAGGAGAAGAGTCAATTATCTATTCTCCTTTTGTAGAATGTGTAGAAACTAAAACTTATGATATGGAAGATGACTATGCACTTGTGAAAGGAAAAACACAAGTTGAATTTTTAATGAATGCTAAAAACTTCTTGATTCTTTTTCCAGAAGAACCACATTTAGCACTTTTAAAAGTAGATGAGCCTAAAGAAATTAAAAAAGTTATTTTTAAAGTTGAAATTTAA
- the nagA gene encoding N-acetylglucosamine-6-phosphate deacetylase yields MKKILLKNANLVLENKIEKATVLVCEDKIEKIFSKDSDLSQITYDELIDLDGKYLGPAFVDVHVHGADGADVMDMDEEALRRISKYLAKEGTANFLVTTLTSTKDELKNVLEIAGKLQNKEIDGANIFGVHMEGPYFAIEYKGAQNEKYIKPAGIEELEEYLSVKDGLVKLFSISPHTQENLEAIKYLSDRGVVVSVGHSNATYEAVIKAVDYGLSHATHTYNAMKGFTHREPGVVGAVFNSDNIMAEIIFDKVHVHPEAVRTLIKIKGVDKVVCVTDAMSATGLAEGKYKLGELDVNVKDGQARLVSNNALAGSVLRMDIAFKNLIDLGYSITDAFKMTSTNAAKEFKLNSGLIKENKDADLVVLDKDYNVCMTIVKGRVKYTK; encoded by the coding sequence ATGAAAAAAATATTATTAAAAAATGCAAATTTAGTTTTAGAAAATAAAATAGAAAAAGCTACAGTTTTAGTTTGTGAAGATAAAATAGAAAAGATATTTTCAAAAGATTCTGATTTAAGTCAAATTACTTATGATGAACTTATTGATTTAGATGGAAAATATTTGGGACCTGCCTTTGTAGATGTCCATGTCCATGGAGCAGATGGAGCAGATGTAATGGATATGGATGAAGAAGCTCTAAGAAGAATTTCAAAATATCTAGCTAAAGAAGGAACAGCTAATTTCCTAGTTACAACTTTAACAAGCACTAAGGATGAATTAAAAAATGTTTTAGAAATTGCAGGAAAATTGCAAAATAAAGAAATAGATGGAGCTAATATTTTTGGTGTACATATGGAAGGACCTTATTTTGCTATTGAATATAAGGGAGCTCAAAACGAAAAATATATTAAACCTGCTGGAATAGAAGAACTTGAAGAATATCTATCTGTAAAAGATGGATTAGTAAAATTATTCTCTATTTCTCCTCACACTCAAGAAAACCTAGAAGCTATAAAATATTTATCTGATAGAGGAGTGGTTGTTTCTGTGGGTCATTCAAATGCAACTTATGAAGCTGTTATAAAGGCTGTTGACTATGGACTTTCTCATGCAACTCATACATATAATGCTATGAAAGGATTTACTCATAGAGAACCTGGAGTTGTAGGAGCAGTTTTTAATTCAGATAACATTATGGCTGAAATAATTTTTGACAAGGTTCATGTTCATCCAGAAGCTGTAAGAACTCTTATAAAGATAAAAGGAGTAGACAAGGTAGTATGCGTTACAGATGCTATGTCTGCAACAGGATTGGCTGAAGGTAAATACAAGTTAGGTGAACTAGATGTCAATGTAAAAGATGGACAAGCAAGACTTGTATCAAATAATGCTTTAGCAGGTAGTGTACTTAGAATGGATATTGCTTTTAAGAATCTAATTGATTTAGGTTATAGTATAACAGATGCTTTTAAAATGACTTCAACTAATGCTGCTAAAGAATTTAAATTAAATAGTGGGCTTATAAAAGAAAATAAAGATGCTGATTTAGTAGTTTTAGATAAAGACTATAATGTATGTATGACTATAGTTAAAGGAAGAGTAAAATACACTAAATAA
- a CDS encoding toxin-antitoxin system YwqK family antitoxin produces the protein MRGKNFILTTLVFLFISILGFAVENPNPLTPESVIAALDPDFAEGIKEYKPNLENIDKMFNYIEKNIKQKGRAIFYAKLDQEKKELIVTDENNKIIYIEKLPEKLVNSIPYFETKQTYSLKNGKTLEYSEATLGTFDKRIKIKNETLRKNRINKKDAIKALNLIGDMNKASQTGFSKIEYSNVEIFDENDNLILTAKFKNNKMIMEEEIEGDKVKMITYFDNFNTMNGKLEKYKNDTLVSTMQIKNSIPEGEFKVYYPSGKLLYIMNAKNGVLNGTAKSFYENGKIRMIGHFKDGKKDGEFIEYDEDGSIIDKALYKNDEMVSQ, from the coding sequence ATGAGAGGGAAAAATTTTATTTTAACCACATTAGTATTTTTATTTATCAGTATTTTAGGATTTGCAGTTGAAAATCCTAATCCTCTTACACCAGAGTCAGTTATAGCCGCTCTTGATCCTGACTTTGCAGAAGGAATAAAAGAATATAAACCAAATCTAGAAAATATCGATAAAATGTTTAATTATATAGAAAAAAATATAAAGCAAAAAGGTAGAGCAATTTTTTATGCTAAACTAGATCAAGAAAAAAAAGAATTGATAGTGACTGATGAAAATAATAAGATCATTTATATTGAAAAACTTCCCGAAAAATTGGTAAATTCTATTCCTTATTTTGAAACAAAACAAACTTATTCATTAAAGAATGGAAAAACTTTAGAATATTCTGAAGCAACCTTAGGGACATTTGATAAAAGAATTAAAATAAAAAATGAAACATTAAGAAAAAATAGAATAAACAAAAAAGATGCAATTAAAGCATTAAATTTAATAGGTGATATGAATAAAGCAAGTCAAACTGGCTTTTCAAAAATTGAATATTCTAATGTGGAAATATTTGATGAAAATGATAATCTAATTCTAACAGCAAAGTTCAAAAACAATAAAATGATAATGGAAGAAGAGATAGAGGGTGATAAAGTAAAAATGATTACTTATTTTGATAACTTTAATACTATGAATGGAAAATTGGAAAAATATAAGAATGATACATTAGTTAGTACCATGCAAATAAAAAATTCAATCCCTGAAGGTGAGTTTAAAGTCTACTATCCAAGTGGAAAATTGTTATATATAATGAATGCAAAAAATGGGGTATTAAATGGTACGGCTAAATCTTTTTATGAAAATGGAAAAATAAGAATGATTGGACATTTTAAAGATGGAAAAAAAGATGGCGAATTCATTGAATATGATGAAGATGGAAGTATTATAGATAAAGCTTTATATAAAAATGATGAAATGGTAAGTCAATAA
- a CDS encoding CPBP family intramembrane glutamic endopeptidase, which translates to MTNKFQIYVDSIQSKSKLKLLLVPILVTILIIILNQLLIIPLVLFFNDNFKEVISFSGTSNLVTEIVSLFLAIFLITKISKLSTEQLGFSKDNIAVSYLKGAFFGTLQVLSVFLIIFCLNAIEVYYVANIPILIFIKILVFFVFQGLFEEILFRSYLMPFFSKVIGIKFTIILLSFLFTCIHLLNPNLSMIGLTNVFLAGVTFSLIYYYTGNLWLVGAMHTLWNFILGFVVGSYVSGIPTIYSIFFSVPIEGKDLISGGEFGFEASIVETILELGVSLFVIYLIKKEKKGENYE; encoded by the coding sequence ATGACAAATAAATTTCAGATTTATGTAGACAGTATTCAAAGCAAAAGTAAATTAAAACTATTATTAGTTCCAATTTTAGTAACTATTTTAATAATAATTTTAAATCAACTATTAATAATTCCATTAGTTCTTTTTTTTAATGATAATTTCAAAGAAGTTATATCTTTTAGTGGAACTTCAAATTTAGTAACTGAGATAGTTTCACTCTTTTTAGCAATATTTTTAATAACAAAAATTTCTAAACTAAGTACAGAGCAATTAGGTTTTTCAAAAGATAATATAGCTGTTTCATATTTAAAGGGAGCTTTCTTTGGGACTTTACAAGTACTAAGTGTTTTCTTAATAATATTTTGCTTAAATGCAATAGAAGTTTATTATGTTGCAAATATTCCTATTTTAATATTTATAAAAATACTTGTCTTTTTTGTTTTTCAAGGTTTATTTGAAGAAATCTTATTTAGAAGCTATTTAATGCCATTCTTTTCAAAGGTAATAGGAATAAAATTTACAATAATATTATTATCATTTCTTTTTACTTGTATTCATCTACTTAATCCTAACTTAAGTATGATTGGTTTAACAAATGTCTTTTTAGCAGGAGTAACATTTAGTTTAATATATTACTATACAGGAAATTTATGGTTAGTTGGAGCTATGCACACTCTTTGGAATTTTATTTTAGGTTTTGTAGTTGGCTCATATGTAAGTGGAATACCTACAATTTACTCTATATTTTTTTCTGTCCCAATTGAAGGTAAAGATTTAATAAGTGGAGGAGAATTTGGATTTGAAGCTAGCATAGTTGAAACAATACTTGAATTAGGAGTAAGTTTATTCGTTATTTATTTAATAAAAAAAGAAAAAAAAGGAGAAAATTATGAATAA
- a CDS encoding DUF6678 family protein: MFEKLNSRSAEIIKQSSTVYNLKWKRNIEFLLFGYENSGSGWYYILKNNEQISPTYHYSEINDIFLKNLQRIIDDIESGKYNNKKTPSEKIRLIVEERGLYSLMNNTKWKELITTIKEKIPDIPIKYKTLFEEDTPTYYWTMAGDEYFEYLNMKSIEWFRISCEIKEIKHRGRLIEDKVIIYDKRAEIYEILEKFNIPYQYDEIENAFVIYGYKN; this comes from the coding sequence ATGTTTGAAAAATTAAATTCTAGAAGTGCAGAAATAATTAAGCAAAGTTCTACAGTATATAATTTAAAATGGAAGAGAAATATTGAATTTCTATTATTTGGATATGAAAATAGTGGTTCAGGCTGGTACTACATATTAAAAAATAACGAGCAAATATCTCCTACTTACCATTATAGTGAAATTAATGATATATTCCTTAAAAATTTACAAAGAATAATAGATGATATTGAGAGTGGAAAATATAATAATAAAAAAACTCCCAGTGAAAAGATTAGATTGATAGTTGAAGAAAGAGGACTATATTCACTGATGAATAATACAAAGTGGAAAGAACTTATAACTACTATCAAAGAAAAAATACCTGATATTCCTATAAAATACAAAACATTATTTGAAGAAGATACTCCTACTTACTATTGGACAATGGCAGGAGATGAATATTTTGAATATTTAAATATGAAATCTATCGAATGGTTTAGAATTTCTTGTGAAATAAAAGAAATTAAACATAGAGGAAGATTAATTGAGGATAAAGTTATTATCTATGACAAGAGAGCAGAAATATATGAAATTTTAGAAAAATTTAATATACCTTACCAATATGATGAGATAGAAAATGCTTTTGTAATTTATGGTTATAAAAATTAG
- the cobA gene encoding uroporphyrinogen-III C-methyltransferase: MKKGKAYIIGAGPGDFELLTIKAKRIIENADCIIYDRLISEDILRLPKKDAELIYLGKVNTEGGLIQDEINQTLVKKCLEGKSVARVKGGDPFVFGRGGEEVESLFQNEIDFDIIPGITSSISVPAYAGIPVTHRGIARSFHIFTGHTMENGKWHNFENIAKLEGTLVFLMGVKNLDLIVSDLIKYGKDSKTPVAIIEKGATKNQRVTVGNLENILELVEKNKILPPAITIIGEVVNLRETFKWFESDKLAKRILVTRDKKQAVEMSENISKRGGIPVELPFIEIENLKIDLNNLSKYKAILFNSPNGVKAFFENIKDIRSLANIKIGAVGVKTKEALEKNKIVPDFVPEEYLVDRLAEDVVKYTEENDNILIVTSDISPCDTDKYNSLYKRNYEKVVAYNTKKLRVDREKVLETLKDIDIITFLSSSTVEAFYESLDGDFFILGDKKIASIGPMTSETIRRLGMKVDYEAEKYTADGILDEIFGA; this comes from the coding sequence ATGAAAAAAGGAAAAGCATATATAATAGGTGCAGGGCCAGGTGACTTTGAACTATTAACTATAAAGGCAAAAAGAATAATTGAAAATGCAGATTGCATTATATATGATAGATTAATTAGTGAAGATATATTAAGACTTCCTAAAAAAGATGCTGAGCTTATATATCTTGGAAAAGTTAATACAGAGGGAGGTTTAATTCAAGATGAAATAAATCAAACTCTAGTAAAAAAGTGTCTTGAAGGAAAAAGTGTTGCTAGAGTAAAAGGTGGAGATCCTTTTGTTTTTGGTAGAGGTGGAGAAGAAGTTGAATCCTTATTTCAAAATGAAATAGACTTTGATATTATCCCTGGAATAACTTCATCTATATCTGTTCCAGCTTATGCAGGAATACCTGTAACTCACAGAGGTATTGCAAGATCTTTTCACATTTTTACAGGACATACTATGGAAAATGGAAAGTGGCATAATTTTGAAAATATTGCAAAATTAGAAGGAACATTAGTTTTTTTAATGGGAGTTAAAAATTTAGATTTAATAGTTTCTGACTTAATAAAATATGGTAAGGATAGTAAAACTCCTGTTGCTATTATAGAAAAAGGAGCTACTAAAAATCAAAGAGTAACAGTTGGAAATCTAGAAAATATTTTAGAACTTGTTGAAAAAAATAAAATACTTCCTCCAGCAATTACTATAATAGGAGAAGTAGTTAATTTAAGAGAAACATTTAAATGGTTTGAAAGTGATAAACTTGCTAAGAGAATACTAGTAACAAGAGATAAAAAACAAGCTGTTGAGATGTCAGAAAATATTTCTAAAAGAGGTGGAATTCCTGTTGAATTACCTTTTATAGAAATAGAGAATTTAAAGATAGATTTAAATAATCTAAGTAAGTATAAGGCTATTTTATTTAATTCACCTAATGGAGTGAAAGCATTTTTCGAAAATATAAAAGACATAAGAAGTTTAGCAAATATTAAAATCGGAGCAGTTGGAGTAAAAACTAAAGAAGCTTTAGAAAAAAATAAGATTGTTCCAGATTTTGTTCCTGAAGAATATTTAGTAGATAGATTAGCAGAAGATGTAGTTAAGTATACAGAAGAAAATGATAATATTTTAATAGTTACTTCCGATATTTCCCCTTGTGATACAGATAAATACAATTCTTTATATAAAAGAAATTATGAAAAAGTTGTGGCTTATAATACAAAAAAATTAAGAGTTGATAGAGAAAAAGTTCTTGAAACTTTAAAAGATATAGATATCATTACATTTTTAAGTTCTTCAACAGTAGAAGCTTTCTATGAAAGTTTAGATGGAGATTTCTTTATATTAGGTGATAAAAAAATAGCTTCTATTGGGCCTATGACAAGTGAAACTATAAGAAGATTAGGAATGAAAGTAGACTATGAAGCAGAAAAATATACAGCTGATGGTATACTTGATGAGATATTTGGAGCATAG